GCCCACTTGTAGGCGAGCGTCCACATGTAGTTGTCCAGCGCCGTGAAGACCTCGCTGGACACCACCGTCCGGTAGTAGGCCGACCAGCCCCGCACGATGGGGTTGATCTTCTTGAGCACGGCCGCAGCGTTGGCCCCTCGCAGGGCCAACATCTCGGCGTGCAGCTGTTCCCGGATCCGTCGTTGCGCCGCTGTGCTCGGCTTGATCAGCAGTTTGCCGTGATACCGGCGGACGTTGAACCCCAGGAAGTCGAACCCGCTCTCCGCGTGGACGATGCGTGTCTTGTCCTCGTGGAAGGCGAGTCCTCTGGGCGTCAGCCATGCGGCCAGCCGTTCCTTGACCAGTTCGGCCTGCTCACGGCTGGTGCATATCGCGACAAAGTCGTCTGCGTACCGCACCAGCACGGGGCTTCCGCTCTGCGCACTGCCGGCGTCTCGGCCGGCGGTGAAGTAGCGGACCCCTGCGGCTTCCTCCATCCCGTGCAGGGCCACGTTGAAGAGCAACGGGCTGATCACCCCGCCCTGCGGAGTTCCCTCCTCGGTCGGGGCGAACCGACCTTTGTCCACGACCCCGGCCTTCAGCCACTGCCGGACCAGTCCCCGGGCGGGGAAGGTGCCGAGCGCGGCCATCAGCCGGGCGTGGTCGATACGGTCGAACGCCGCCGTCAGGTCCGCGTCGAGCACCCACACACGCTGCGGGTTCTTCCCGTTGAGCGTGGAGTAGATGGCCCCGATCGCGTCGTGACAGCCGCGGCCGGGCCGGAAGCCGTACGACTTCGGCTCGAACCGCGCTTCCCACTCGGGTTCCAGTGCGCCCAGTGCCACAGCTTGAAGGCACCGGTCGACGATCACGGGAATCCCGAGGCCGCGCTTCTTCGTGGTCCCTGGTTTCGGGATGAACACCCGCTTGACGGGCTGGGGAGTCCAGGGTCGGGCCCGGTGCTGGACCCAGTGGGCCAGCGCGGCCTTCGACTGGGGAAGCAGTACCACCTTCCCGTCGACTCCCGCCGTCGCGCGTCCTGCGTTGATCTCCGTGACCCGCCGCACACTCAAGAGCGTGTTCGAACGGGACCGGAGCATCAGCTTCTGCAAGTTGCGGACCTTCTTCAGGTCCCCTGCCTGCGATGCCGTGAAGATTCTCTGCCGCAGACGCCGTACGTCCTCCTCGGCGCGGCGCCAGTTGACCGACGCCCAGTCCAGGCCTTCGCCCTCAGGTCCGTTCACCGTCGCGGCAGCAGCCGGGACGGTCTGGACCGCTCCGTCCGCATCCGTGTTGGTGTCCAACTTGTCCCTCGGTTCCGTCGTCTTCGTCCAGTGAGTCCGCACAGGCTCACCCGGCCCACGTCAGCACCCTTTCGGGTCCAGGCAGCAGCCTGTATCCGGACGGTTATGCGAGGCGATCGACGGAGAGGCCGATCATGCTGCCCCGGGTTCCCGTTTCCTTTCGGCTTCCGGCATTGGCTTCTTGGGCCATCCTGTTCCCGCTGGGGAGTTGAGCCTTCCTCACGGTCGGCCGACCGAGCCACGCAGGCTCGGACCCCAACGGGGTTTCCACGTTCCACACGAGTGAGATACGACCGGGGTGGGTGCTCTCTTTACCCCGAGGCGGCGGTGTCCACCTGGCCGGAGTGACCTCTACCGGCCAGCGCCTGCCGCTTCTCAGCGGCCAGCCATGCACCCCGCTGGTGCTTTCCATCGGCGGGGCTTGGGATCACGAGGCATCAACGAGAGTTCACTTGCGTTCACCCGTCCGGTCTTCCCCTTGCCGGTAACTTCCGGATGGAACGGAAGTCCTTGGGCTTTCCCCTGAGCTTCGCACCACGCCGTTACCGGCATCGCACGTCAAGGGTGGGGACGGGTCATACGGACACGGACCCGTGACTGCAATTACGGCCTCATCAGCCGCCCCTCCAATCGGTCAGTCCACTCAAACTCGTGCAGCTTCGTGTCGCACGATCGCCTTCCCAATGCCCCGGGACCGCGCGGTCCCCGGCCTCTGCAGGACGTTCACTGAGGACGACATCCGCAGTGACATGCCCTTGCGGCTTGTTCCGTGACCTCGACCGAGGCTCTCGAAGTGCCCGCCCGGTGCGTAGGCAGGCGACCAGCTCCCGCTTGAGCGCACCACGGCCCTCGATGAACAGCGACTGGTAGATCGCCTCATGGCTGATGCGCATGGACTCATCCTCGGGGAAGTCGGCCTTCAACCGGTGCGAGATCTGTTCCGGGCTCCATGCTGTCGCCCACCGCCTGTCCTGCCGGTGCGGCTTGTTCAGCCCCTTCCACGGAGGCGTCTGCGGCCCCGCGACGACCGTCCCGTCAGGCCGGTGAACGTTCCCCGAGAGCCTCTCCTGCACGTACTCACGCAACCGGTCGTTGCCCAGGAGCTTCGCGCTCTTCGGACGCTTGGCCGCCTGCTGAGCCTTCCACTGGGCGACCGTCGCGCGGTACTCCTGCTTGCCGCCGCGCGTGGCGGCGTTGCGGCGCAGTTCGCGAGAGATTGTCCCCGGGTCACGCCCCAGGGCGCGGGCGATCTCGCGCACGCCCTTGCTCATCGCCCTGAGGATCGCGATCTCCTCGCGCTCCTCGAACGTGAGGTACCGGCCCGAGGGCTCGGCCAACGAGATCGGAGGCATGCCGCCAGCGTGACGAAACCACCTCGCACCCACCGGCCACGACACGCCGACCGCCAGTGACGCCTCCACCGTCGTGACCCCCGTGGCGATCAGGCGCCAGAACTGGCGCTGCACGACCCGAGACGGATCAGGCCGTCCCGGCGAACGCATCGCCGGCCGCAACGCACGGTCAGCGCGCCACTGCCGACGCCGCCCCTCCGGAACATCGCTGGTCTTCAAACGCCAGTCCGCTGTGGCCACGCCGCACCCCTCCGAGATCAGGGTGTTGCGACGACCAGTTGAATCCACCTTGCGACCCGCGGTCGCTGTGGTGAATGAGTTCGGCGTCCTTCTTGATCTTCTGTCGCCACAGCGCCATCTCCAGCGCGTCCAGCGGCAGGTCGGTGCGCATGTGGTCGGCGATCTGCCACCCCACGATCCGGCGCGAGTGCGCGTCCAGGACGAACGCCACGTAGACCCAGCCCGACCAGGTCCGCACGTAGGTGAGGTCGGCCAGCCACAGCTGGTTCGGGCGATCGGCGGTGAACCGGCGGTTGACCAGGTCCGGCGGGCGAGGCGCGGCCGGCTCCGGGATCGTGGTACGGCGCCGCCGGCCGCGGATGACGCCCTCGATGCCGAGCTCGCGCATCAGCCGCTCGACGGTGCAGCGCGCCACCTCGTGCCCGGCCCGGACCAGCGCGCGAGTGATGCGGCGGGCGCCGTAGGTGCGACCGGAGTCCTCCCACACCGCTGTGACCAGCGCAATCAGCTCTTCATCCCGGAGCTGCCGGGCCGATTTCGGGCGCGTCTTGCGGGCGAAGTACGTCGAGGGCGACAGGTCCAGCACCCGGCATACGGGATCGACCCCGAAGCCGTCACGCAGGTGGTCGATCACCTGCTCGGCCTCGTCCGGGGACGGTCGATCTCCTGGGCAAAAAACACGCTGGCGGCTTTGAGAATTTCGTTGGCCCGCCTCAACTCGGCGACTTCCTTGCGGAGTTCCTTCAGCTCGTCGAGCTCGACGGTGGTGAGACGGTCGTCGCGCTCTCCGGCGTCGGCCTCGGCCTGGCGGACCCAGGACCGCAGGGCCTCCTTGTGGATGCCCAGGTCACGGGCCACGTGAGCGACGGGACGGCCAGTCGAGCGGACCTCGCGTACGGCACGTTCGCGGAGTTCATCGGGGTACTTGCGTGGTGCTGGCATTGCTCGTGGTTCTCCTTACGCCTGGATCGTAACAAACCCAGACATCAGGGACTCCACGAAAGCCGGAGCAGCTCACACCCATGCGGATCGCACAGCGCGGGACGTCGCCTATCGCGAACTCGCACGCATCGCCGAGACTCGCCCAGACCGTCCGACCTGGAGCGGCGACCGTATCCACTCCGTCTCTGTCCGCCTGCGGGAGGGGCTCGGCCTGGACCTGACGTGGGCCTGGCCGTCGCTCTGGCTCAGCGTGGAGGAGGAGGTCCGCACCGAAATCACCAATGCCCGCACCAGTTTGACCCGCGCCACGACCCTGGCAGGTTGGGCCGTGCTCTACGCCCCACTTACTGTCTGGTGGTGGCCTGCGTTGGTCGTCGCCGCCACTCTTGCTGTGACGGCCTGGCGCCAGACCCGCACCGCAGCCGACACTTACGCCCAGCTCATCGATGCTGCCGCCCGCCTACACGTCCTCGATCTCGCAAAGCAACTCCACCTGCCCCATGCTGGCCCCGCAACCTCCGAGATCGGCAATACCCTCACCAATCACCTCGCCCCGCCACCACCAGCCGCGCCGCCCCCGACATAGCAACCGGACGGTGATGTCCGGGTCGTTGGCGTTGCCTTCAGGAATGAAGCAATCGCAAGTGATCACGGACATCACCTGCCCATCACACATCGCCTTGCCTTGGGGATTCAGGCGCCGGCGTGGATGTAGGAGGCCCAAAGGGAGGGAAGATTGGGGTGCTTATCGCGAAGCGCTCGTATGGCATGATGCAGGGCTACGGCCGCGCGGCTGGGCTCCAGTGCCGTGCTGCTGGTGCGAATCTGATCATAGAACGACTCCGCGATAGTAATAGCAATGGGGTCGTAGATTTCCCAGAGAGCGGCTATAACGTGCGGGAATCCTGCGAGCTGAAAGGCTGCAGCCAAATGGACGGCTTCGTCATACATTTCGGTGCCGTGGAAAGCAGTTCGACAGGCGGACAGGTAGGCCAGTCGGGCGCGTTCTAGTCGGACAGGCGCGAGACTTGCAATGGTCAGAGGAGCGGTGGCGTGGTCATGCAGCAGTAAATAGCTGCGGGAAGGGTCGGCTGTGTCATGGGCGCCGTGGCAGGCAAAGTGCGCGATCGCGCAGCGCGGCAACTCATCAAGCACCGCGGACAGGGTCGGGGCTTCGAACGCGGCCTTATCCGCGCCATCAACCGAGTAGTGGTCAGGCTCCACCAGCAGCGCTGGAGAGGGAAGGCGGCTGGCCAGCAGGGCTGCTTCTTCGGCTGCGAAAGGCAGAGCCCGTTGGCCAGGCGTGGTGGGCATGGCGACCACAAGTGACCGGACATCATCAGTGGCGGCTGAAGTCTGGGAGGCAGCCGTGTATTGCCGCCGAGCATAGTCCAGGGCGCGGATGGTCGGAGTATAGGAAGAAACGACCCGGTCCATGACCGACTCCCCGGCTAATCCAGGGCCATGGTGCCCCGCTGCGTGCAAGGGCAGCAGGCCAAGAAGACCACCAGTTGCCCACCACACCCGCGGCCAGTCATCTGAGGGTGGGCCGCGATAGCCGAGTGCATCAAGAACTGGTTCAGCTGCCGCTTCCCACAACCAGACAAGCATCTCGCGGACCATGCCTTGGGCCCGTTTGCGATCTGAGAATGAAGCATTGGTGTCGCCGGTCATGCCCAGCGCCTCATGAAAAGTCTTGACCTGACCCTTCAACGTGTCAATGTCGAGGAGAGGCAGATTGACGGAAGTAATTCCGTTAGTGGTCATCAGCATTGCGTCACTTCGAAAGGGGCTGACGCTGAAGGAAACCACTGGTCCAGAAGCAGCTTGGGGAAGCCATTCCTCTATAGAAGGCATACGGGCGAAAGACGCGAACCCAGGTAGACTGCGGATCTCGTCGAGTACGGCATGAAAATCCCCGACAGCGACATGACGGTCTATGCCGGCATCCGAAGATTGGTCAAGCAGATCGCGCAACTCGATGTACCGCTGTGCAAGCCGAGGCTGTTGCTCCCGCAAATCGGTGATGTCACTGCGAGTGTCCAATGCCTGACTGAGCAGCACCGCGCGCCCACCTTCCAAGAGTCTCAGGGCACGCGCAGCGCGTTGAGATTCAGGGATTTGAGTGTCTGACAAGGCCAGGGCGGCGGCGTCGGACGCCACCCCCGTAAATAGACCGAGTATGTAATTCCGGTCTCCAGACTCGATCTTCGGTGAGGCAACTTCGGGCAGCAACCTCACTGCGGTCTCCAGCACCTCAGACATTTCATGAGGATCCCACTCCGCGTTCAACACAGCGGCAGCCCGAGCTGCCTTAATACGGGTATTCGGCCTCGCAAGCTCCACATTCGCCGCCGCCACGTACTGCGACGCGGCATCCTGAAGGTCGGCGACTTCCCCCTGGCGCTCATACCGTATTTGCAGAGCAATCCCGAGATTGAAGCAGAGGCTGGCATAATCAGGATCTTCGACAGGCACTAACCTCGTCGCCGCCCGCAGCGCATAAATCGCCTCCTCCAGATCGTCCAGGTCTCCAAATTCTTCGAACCGGATTCTGAGTGCCAACCCGAGATTCGATAGGATATTAGCCACCAGAAAAGCATCATCAGGGCGCAGCCTCAGAGCGTCCCACTCCAGATTAATCGCCTGGTCGAGGTCTTCCTTTTCGCCGTACTGCCCAAACCGGAACGCCAGCGTGACCCCGAGGGACGTCAGGCTGCTCGCTCGGTTGACCGACTCGGCGGGAATGGATTCCACCAACTCACGCCCGGCCTCCACCGCACCGTCAAGGTCCTCCGGAGCCAAATAGCGCGCAAACCGAAGGCCCAGCATCATCTCGAGATCAGACAAGTGCGCGAGTCGTTCGGGATCTTCGGCAGGGGTCGCCAAAAGGGCTGCCCGAACCAATTCGATCGCCTCGTCAAGATCTCGTCTTCCTCCCATGCGCACGTACCGAGAACTAAGCAGATAGGCGAGATCAGAAATTACTTCCGCGTCGCGGTCGGGGGCCTCATGGGTGGTGGCACCCACCGCTCCCGCCGCTCGAAAGGAACTGATGGCATCGTCAATGTCGCGCCAGCTCCCGAATCGATCGAAACGTGTTCGCCGAAGGTGCCCGAGATTGGCAAGTATGTTGATAGTGCGATTGTTGTCTTGGGGTGCGGAGGCGTCTACTGCTGCCGCCAACCGAAGCACACTGAGCGCATCGTCAAGGTCCTGCCGTTCCCCAAAACGCTCGAACCGGTCCCCCAGCATCGCTCCGAAATTCGACAGACGCAAAGCACGATCGGGGTCTTCGGATCCAGTCGCATCCACCGCGGCCCGCCCGGCATGCATCGCATCTTCGAGATCTTCTCGTTCTCCGAAGCGCGCGAAGCGAGATCTCAACGCATAGCCTATATTCGACTGAATGGCGGGATAAACGGGATTCGCAGCAGGAATGGCATCGGCCATGCGACGCCACAATCCTACCGCCGAATCATGCACATCCGGATCAGAGGATCCCTCTGCCCGGCGTAGCAAGTCGATTGCGGCAGGTGCTGCCCGCGCCGCCAGTGCGGGTAAAAGCTCCTTAGGCATAGGGGCCACTGCCTCGGGATGGCTTATGAAGATGGGGGTAAGCATCTCGAGTGCAGCGTTGCGGTCCTGCACATCATCGCCTGGTGGAAGCGCCTCGGATCGGTAATAGTGCATCCAACCCAGCAGGTACCGGATGTCTATGGAGACTTGAACGCTTATATTCGGGCTGGCGAGGAGCGTAGTCAGCTCCGTGACCTGCTCCACGGCCCTGGGTTCGAGTACAAGGGGTAGATCTTCGCGACCAGTGATGCGCCGTAGCCGGCTCCACACCTCAGCAGACAGCTCTTCCCACTGCTCCATCAGGGCTCCTCGGGCTAACCCCGGGCAAACGGACGCGCGGACTAAGCCCTTCACCCACCCCCGAGAGCCGTGCCCGGATGAGCCAGCAGGTGCGGTGCGCGGCACCGCACGTCAAGTTGTTTGTTTGGGGTCTCACTTTAGTGTGCTACTGAAGTTGAATTCGTGATGTCGCTCGGATGGGTGAAGCAGTAGCGTTCGCCTGCCGGTGGAGGGTCGGTCCCGGTAGTTGTGTGCTGTGAGGTATGCACAGGGCGGCGGTTTGACCGACGCGGAGAGGGCCGCGCGGGAGCGGATCCGGCGGCAGGCCGTGGAACGCTTCGAGGGCGGCGAGAAGAACCGGGAGATCGCGGCCGCGCTGCGGGTGAGCGTGCGTTCGGTGGAGCGCTGGCGCCGGCAGTGGCGCGAGGGCGGTGCAGCGGGAGTCGCCTCGAAGGGCTCGCCCGGTCGCCCGAAGCTGTCCGATTCCCAGATCGCGCGGCTGGAGCGGGAGTTGGAGCGTGGGCCGCTGGCCCACGGCTGGGAGGACCAGCGGTGGACTCTGGCACGGGTGAAGACGTTGATCGGCCGGCTGTTCCACGTCTCCTACACCGTGGAGGGCACGTGGGTCCTGCTCAAGCGGCACGGCTGGTCCTGGCAGCAGCCGGCTCGCCGGGCGATCGAGCGCGACGATGCGGCCGTTGAGTTGTGGAAGAAGGACACGTGGCCGCGGGTAAAAGCGCCGCGGCGGCCCGCGGGGCCTGGCTCGTCTTTGAGGACGAGGCCGGGCAGTCGATGAGGCCGCCGCGTGCCAGGACCTGGGGCAGGCTCGGCTGCACCCCTGTTGTGCGGGTGCGTGGTCGGGGCGCCGGCCGGGTCTCCATGGCGGGGCTGAGCTGCTACAAGCCCGGTCAGCGGTCCCGGATGTTCTACAGCTTCCACGTCTACCGTGGCCGCAAGGGTGAGAAGAAGGGCCTGACCTGGCAGGACTACCGGGACCTGCTCATCCGCGCGCACATCCAGCTCGGCGGCCCGATCGTGCTCGTGTGGGACAACCTGCGTGCCCACCTGATGCCGCCGATGCAGGAGTTCGTCCAGGCGAGCAAGGACTGGCTGACCGTCTTCCAGCTCCCCTCGTATGCACCGGACCTCAACCCACAAGAGGGCATCTGGGCGCTGGTCAAGCGCACCATCGGCAACCTCGCCGCCGCGAACCTCGACCAGCTGGCCCGAGCCGTCAGGCGCAGCCTGAAGCAGATCCAGTACCGACCCCACCTCATCGACGGGTGCCTCGCCTCCACCGGCCTGATCATGGACGGCTGACCACCTTCAGACCGACATCACGAATTCAACTTCAATAGACGCCCTCTCGTCCTGCCTCCCGATCCTTGTGGCCCTGAGCGCGGTATCCCGTCCTGGCTCTGCTCACGTCGCCACTCGTGAACCACCGTCCCGTGCGTCGCCGAAAGTCCCGCCTGCCGGGAGTGACCGGGGCGAGGGTAGATGGAGCGAGCCGGGTTGCGACGAGGTTGGGGGCGCCGTCTCGGCGCTCGCGGTGCCTTTGATCGGGCCTGCTGGCTGAAGTGCTGGGCCCTCGTGAGGCGGCAGGCGCGGAGTTGAACCAGGCCGTCGACGCGGCGCAGCTCGCTCTGGCTCGCCGGACATGCGTGCGGCTTCGCCAACCACTTCTCATCCTTCCGTGTCATGCGGCCCGTCTGCAGTACACCCGGCTGCCCGGGTCCCTGGTCAGCACACTTCGGTGCAGCCCGACACACCTCCGCACGAGCCGTCCAGTGGAATCAGGCTGAAGCTGTGCCGGAGTCTCAGCCCGAATCCACCGGGCGATCGCTGTCGGGGAGGTTCCGCAGAACGAAGAGATGCCTTGCGACCTGCGATGATGGGAGTTCTCTAGGCTCCACCACGCACAATCAGCAAGGCATCTCGTAAGTGCAATCATCTCACGCTGTCCCGGCCGTCTCCGTCGTGTTCGACGAGTCGAATCTGATCGCGGACGCGGGGCTGGTCCCACTGGTCCGCCTGGCCGAGCGCGCCGGCCTGCCCGCCCTGGTCGGCGACAGGTTGCGCATCGAAGGCACCGGCAGCGGTGCCGGTGCCCATCCGGGTGCGAAGGTGATGACGCTGGTCGCGGCGATGTGCGCCGGGGCCGACTCGATCGACGACACCGACCGGCTCCGGCACGGCGCGGTGGGCCGACTGTTCGGCGGGGTGCGAGCGCCGTCCACCCTGGGCACCTTCCTGCACGCCTTCACCCACGGGCACAACCGCCAACTCCATTCGGTGCACCGGGACTTCCTCGCCCGCCTGGCCCGGACCACCCCCCTGCTGCCCGACGTCGACCGGGTGGCGTTCGTGGACATCGACCCCACCCACCGACGCGTCTACGGCCGGGCCAAGCAGGGCGCCGAGGTCGGCCGGTTCAAGGGCGTACGCACCCTGCACCCGATCCTCGCCACCCTCTCCACCCCGTCGGCCCGCCCGGTGATCGCGGCGGTCCGGCTGCGGCGGGGCAAAGCGGCCGACGCCCGCGGAGCCGGGCCCTTCACCGCCGAGGCCCTCGCGGCCACCCGGCAGGCCGGCGCGAGCGGCACGGTGATCGTCCGCGCGGACAGCCAGTTCTACAACGCCGACGTCGTGGCCGCCTGCCGCCGGGCGAACGCCCGATTCTCCGTGACCGTGCGGATGAACCCGCACGTCGCCGCCGCGATCAGCGCCATCGACGAGGCCGCGTGGACGGCGATCCGCTACCCGGACGCGTTCGTGGACCCCGACACCGGCGAGCTGGTCTCCGACGCCGAGGTCGCCGAGACCACCTACACCGCGTTCACCGGCCGCAAGAAGGCCGAGCACGTCACCGCGCGCCTGGTCGTGCGCCGCGTCCGCCGCCTGAACACCGAGGTCACAGCCGGGCAGGGCGAGCTTTTCGCGGCCTGGCGCTACCACCCGGTGTTCACCGACAACCCGTTCGAGATGCTCCAGGCCGAGCTGCAGCACCGCCAGCACGCCGTGATCGAGCAGGTCATCGCGGACGGCAAGGGATCGGCCCTGGCCCACCTGCCCTCCGGCAACTTCCAGGCCAACGCCGCCTGGCTGACCCTGTGGGCGATCGCCCACAACCTGCTGCGGGCCGCCGGCAGCCTCGCCGGCTCCTTCCACGCCCGGGCGACCACCGCCACCCTGCGGGCCCACCTGGTCAACGTCCCCGCTCGGCTGGCCCGTTCAGCCCGTCGGGCAACACTCCACCTGCCCGACCGATGGCCCTGGCAGCACGCCTTCACCGACCTGTTCGACACCGCCCACGCACCACCGGGCTGATCGCAGACCCGACCACCCCGCCCGCCAGGGCCCAACCGGAGCAAACGTGGAAGAGCTGGGCAGACCAGCGGACACCCCACGCCCTCCAGCCGGTCACCCCGACAGAAGCACCGAAACCATCACCCGAAATCAGCCCGGTGGATCCGGGCTCAGAACTCATGGACAGCGAGCAGTGGTCGGAAGTTGCGGTGCCCTGCGCTGGCAGCAGCCACGGGCCCGGCACGCTGGGCCTGGCGGCCGCCGATCGGCCTGCGGCCGGCTCAGCCGGACGCCGGGAAGAACACCCGGCCCGCCGCAGGCGCAGAAGCCCGCTGCGCCTGCCCCGTCCACCGCCAACCACAAAGACAGGGCGGGAAGGAAGGAAGGAAGGAAGGAGGCCGGGTTGCCAGGGTTTTCACGCTACTGGAGAACGGGCGCTGACCTGGGGGAACAGAGACGTTGGCCGGTTGGTGCCTCACCGGGAGGTTCACCGGGAGCTCCACCCTGGTGCCGGAGGTCCTCAGGGGCACCTTGACGGCCACTCACCAGCCCCCGAGGGGCCCCGGCGAGCGGGTGCCGACAGCTCCCACGGTCTCAGCTATGGCCCGCGTGCTCGGCCTGCCGGACGAGGAACTGCTGGAGCTGCGCCGGGCCGCGGCCGACGACGCCGGTACAGTGCCGGCACGAGCTCCCGCGCGGGACGAGGGGCTGGGCAGGCCGATCGGGGATTGGGAGCCGCACGATCTGGAGGTCCATCCTTCCGCTGCCCGCTCCCCGGCCGGCTCCGCCCGGTCGGTGCAGGCGCTGTCCGGCTATGTGCCGCGCGACCATGACGAGGTTCTGTCGGAGGCGGTGCGCGAGGGCGTGAAATTACCTGGGTATTTCTGCCTCTTGGCCGACCGGAGAGTAAACGGAAGACTGATTAAGGCCCAGCAGGGCTCCAATCGTTGGCAGCCCGTACTTGGGGGTATAGCACTACGACGGCGACAAGCCTCTCCGAGGTCGTCTCCTACAACCGCGACGTCCATTACTCCATTTGCGCCGCTACCCAGGTGGTGGCCCCTGGAACTAGAGCAGAAGGGAAAAGCCATGGCAATCTTGCTGGTCAAGAAGCTCCGCTGCGTGACACCCGATGACTCTCTCACTGATGAAATCAAGCTGCAACAGGACGGTAGGCAGCGGTGGCCGGACGAAGGCGAGTCCTTCTTCTCGCTGTCAAAAGACACCGAGGTTTCGATGTTCCTGCAGCTCCCTTTCACCGGCCAAACGGTCGTCAGCCTCTTCGATGACGAGACCTTCGGCCAAGACGACAGGCTCGGCTCCGAACCTTTTAGCGAAAACGAGGCTGATACTGGTGAACATGCCAGGACGTTCCACGGCGTGCATGGGTCAGAGTACGTAATGAACTACAAGGTCATAAGTATCAGCTAACCGGCTCGTGGTCATCGGCGCTGCGCTCAAAGTAGCTCCAGCTATGATCAAGGACGGTGCCAAACTCGCCGTTCCGGTAGCCATGACCACGAATTCTCCGGAACTTTGAGAGGCGGATGGGTCGGTCATTTCGGTCATCAATGCTGCCCAGACTAGTGGCTTTGGAGGGAACAAGATGACGTCGGAAATCACCACGACGACCTCTACCACCCCTGCCGGCAAGGTGGTTGTGACCACCACAACCACCACCACCGGGGCCGATGACACCGTCACCATCGTCAAAGAACAGCGTGACGACGGCTGGACACGCACCATCGAATCGGCGAACCGGAGCGATGGGTCGAGCCAGAAACACATGGTCATCCAGGACGGCTCCGGCACCACCCTCCAAGAGCAGACCCATACGAAGACCATCGCTGCCGACGCAGACGGCAATCGCATTCAGACGGAGACCGATACCAACGCCGTCCCCGACCCGCAGGGCGGGACCACAACTGTGACCTCCGAGGACATCCAAAATCTGGACACCG
This region of Kitasatospora sp. NBC_00240 genomic DNA includes:
- a CDS encoding IS1380 family transposase, whose protein sequence is MQSSHAVPAVSVVFDESNLIADAGLVPLVRLAERAGLPALVGDRLRIEGTGSGAGAHPGAKVMTLVAAMCAGADSIDDTDRLRHGAVGRLFGGVRAPSTLGTFLHAFTHGHNRQLHSVHRDFLARLARTTPLLPDVDRVAFVDIDPTHRRVYGRAKQGAEVGRFKGVRTLHPILATLSTPSARPVIAAVRLRRGKAADARGAGPFTAEALAATRQAGASGTVIVRADSQFYNADVVAACRRANARFSVTVRMNPHVAAAISAIDEAAWTAIRYPDAFVDPDTGELVSDAEVAETTYTAFTGRKKAEHVTARLVVRRVRRLNTEVTAGQGELFAAWRYHPVFTDNPFEMLQAELQHRQHAVIEQVIADGKGSALAHLPSGNFQANAAWLTLWAIAHNLLRAAGSLAGSFHARATTATLRAHLVNVPARLARSARRATLHLPDRWPWQHAFTDLFDTAHAPPG